From the Corythoichthys intestinalis isolate RoL2023-P3 chromosome 13, ASM3026506v1, whole genome shotgun sequence genome, one window contains:
- the camta2 gene encoding calmodulin-binding transcription activator 2 isoform X2 encodes MSNKDMVSTGHTERQGQRNKLLDCLPRSSCLPNERLKWNTNEEIASYLVSFDKHDEWLSCTLKTRPKNGSIILYNRKKVKYRKDGYCWKKRKDGKDTREDHMKLKVQGMECLYGNYVHSAIVPTFHRRCYWLLQNPDIVLVHYLNVPSLEDSGKCSPLLCAVTGRHDSVKWSRDDLLGQLKPMFHSIKCSGGSGDFSIEELVQLILERQRPKPQPRTHACLCNGSQGGNIPHSCNSTKHRIISPKLPPTSSSPLSSETGEVGGGGGDAKLPQLQAQGSPASSPGPTSTSSTTTPLTTVALPHNAVIVMATTAAISGGDEPPTDSLSLARSGQLLLSPSLGKPPSPCPPSPTPPSLPAPVHHTLSLTLLPSPVIGGLLLTPSSSASPPLSFPSPSLPPPTLPPAFDPDSFLNSPKRGQTYGGPLPPIACSSSSPLSPSSLALSPTSTPPSSISPPSSLSSSSCEADRKDSTSLPPSFLLSPTASVAPPLLPLCLELGGVEGPAEALGVDGEEKDQGGDAGSLSSPAKLLQSSTPGTVSHLPAPSNPEDITMETSFQAPSSPRVKECDGRGPDADTPPMDTRQDAEELEISFDSQFPDLISDLITVEANPVAATPVSAPADIAPGPPVFSAGIRYMVPPQPTPSTSFLPFPHPLPSSSPLASITDFSPEWSYPEGGVKVLITGPWSEQTGRYSCVFDHSAVPASLIQPGVLRCYCPAHEAGLVCLQVVESGGSVSSSVLFEYRARNASSLPSSQLDWLSLDDNQFRVSILERLEQMERRMAAMAARDVAQQQQQQQRRQQHGGQRSVATPPPPHTPEDRDQSPQWFERRIVRLCERMMRGVRWSGGSEEQLQHSTRHRGMTLLHLAAAQGYTQLIHTLITWRRIHSDSLDLEQEVDPLNVDHFSCTPLMWACALGHRRAAELLYGWSGVALGIPDSLGRLPLAVARSRGHTCLANALEELYVHSVASPVSTSPDTGLSSSSSLSSSPSQSSAAPMDTSPSYPSSPSSSTSSSLPAEEPVALTFSECPSEGPASPRLPSTLAEQLLSYSDNVENEEEDEEEEVDMATLAEQIIEATPERIKHDDFARVGESLLRERGDLHDTWLATYLDAVDAQAQSLPRRVCPPSPLSALALQRLRPPSSAAWAEFLNASANGRMERDFALLTLTDGEQRELYEAARIIQNAFRRYKGRRLKEQQDMAAAVIQRCYRKYKQLTWIALKYALYKKMTQAAILIQSKFRSYYEQKRFQQSRRAAVLIQQYYRSYKEYERLKQGPGGGGGAGHNPKIKGTFLTKKQDQAARKIMRFLRRCRHRIKELKQNRELERRGLTT; translated from the exons ATGAGCAACAAGGACATGGTTTCCACAGGTCACACTG AGAGACAAGGACAGCGGAACAAGCTGCTGGACTGCCTCCCTCGCTCGTCCTGCCTGCCCAACGAGCGTCTAAAATGGAACACTAATGAG GAAATCGCGTCTTATCTTGTAAGCTTCGACAAGCACGACGAGTGGCTGTCCTGCACCCTGAAAACCAG GCCAAAGAACGGCAGCATCATCCTCTACAACAGGAAGAAGGTCAAGTACAGGAAAGATGGCTACTGCTGGAAAAAACGCAAGGACGGGAAGGACACCCGAGAGGACCACATGAAGTTGAAGGTGCAGGGCATGGAG TGTCTCTACGGTAACTACGTCCATTCCGCCATTGTGCCAACATTCCACCGGCGGTGCTACTGGCTGCTGCAG AACCCAGACATCGTGCTGGTACATTACCTGAACGTGCCCTCGCTGGAGGATTCTGGGAAATGCAGTCCGCTGCTGTGCGCCGTGACAGGTCGCCACGACAGTGTGAAATGGAGCCGCGACGACTTGCTCGGTCAACTCAAGCCCATGT TTCATAGCATCAAGTGTTCCGGCGGCAGCGGCGATTTCAGCATCGAGGAGTTGGTGCAGCTCATCCTGGAGCGTCAGAGACCCAAACCGCAGCCGCGCACCCACGCCTGCCTCTGTAACGGCAGCCAGG gaGGGAACATTCCCCACAGCTGCAACAGCACCAAGCATCGGATCATCTCCCCCAAGCTACCCCCTACGTCGTCCTCGCCGCTATCCTCAGAGACGGGGGAGGTAGGGGGCGGCGGAGGAGATGCCAAATTGCCCCAGCTCCAGGCTCAGGGTAGCCCCGCCTCTTCTCCGGGCCCCACCTCCAC GTCATCTACGACCACCCCGCTGACCACCGTTGCGCTACCGCACAACGCCGTCATCGTCATGGCGACCACCGCCGCCATCTCCGGCGGGGATGAGCCGCCCACGGACAGCCTGTCGCTTGCCCGCTCCGGCCAATTGCTCCTTTCGCCATCCCTCGGCAAGCCCCCCTCACCCTGCCCGCCCTCCCCAACGCCTCCCTCCCTTCCTGCACCCGTGCACCACACCCTTTCTCTCACCCTCCTCCCTTCCCCTGTAATAGGAGGCCTGCTCCTCACTCCCTCCTCTTCCGCCTCCCCTCCGTTATCTTTTCCCTCTCCTTCTCTCCCCCCGCCGACCCTCCCGCCCGCTTTCGACCCCGACTCCTTCCTGAACTCCCCCAAGCGGGGCCAGACGTACGGCGGGCCACTTCCTCCCATCGCCTGCTCCTCCTCTTCCCCGCTGTCACCCTCCTCTCTGGCGCTCTCCCCCACGTCCACGCCGCCCTCGTCCATTTCGCCTCCCTCGTCGCTCTCTTCGTCCTCCTGCGAGGCGGACAGGAAGGATTCTACCTCTCTTCCGCCCTCCTTTTTGCTGTCGCCCACTGCCTCGGTGGCACCGCCCCTCCTGCCGCTCTGTTTGGAGCTGGGGGGTGTAGAGGGGCCGGCGGAGGCGCTGGGAGTTGACGGTGAGGAGAAGGACCAGGGGGGTGACGCCGGCAGCTTATCATCACCTGCAAAGCTGCTACAG TCTTCAACGCCAGGCACCGTATCACACTTGCCCGCACCCTCCAACCCAGAAGACATCACCATGGAAACCTCCTTCCAGGCACCGTCCTCACCACGGGTGAAGGAGTGCGACGGGCGGGGTCCCGACGCCGACACCCCTCCCATGGACACGCGGCAGGATGCAGAAGAACTTGAAATCTCCTTTGACAGCCAGTTCCCGGACCTCATCTCTGATCTCATCACAGTCGAGGCCAATCCCGTGGCGGCCACGCCCGTCTCCGCTCCCGCCGACATCGCCCCCGGCCCGCCCGTGTTCTCGGCCGGTATCCGCTACATGGTGCCTCCGCAGCCTACCCCCTCGACGTCCTTCCTCCCCTTTCCGCACCCTTTGCCGTCTTCATCTCCGCTCGCTTCTATTACCGACTTCTCTCCAGAGTGGTCGTATCCTGAG GGTGGGGTGAAAGTATTAATCACAGGACCGTGGAGCGAGCAGACGGGTCGCTACTCGTGCGTATTTGATCACAGCGCCGTCCCGGCTTCACTGATCCAGCCCGGTGTTCTGCGCTGCTACTGTCCCG CCCACGAGGCCGGTCTGGTGTGTCTTCAGGTTGTGGAGTCCGGGGGTTCCGTTTCCTCGTCGGTTCTGTTCGAGTAccgtgccaggaatgctagctcGCTACCTAGCTCTCAGCTCGACTGGCTCTCATTAGACG ACAATCAATTCCGGGTGTCCATCCTGGAACGGTTAGAGCAAATGGAGCGCAGGATGGCGGCCATGGCGGCCCGCGACGTGGCGCAGCAACAACAGCAACAGCAGCGGCGGCAGCAACACGGCGGACAGAGGTCTGTCGCCACGCCCCCGCCTCCGCACACGCCCGAGGaccgcgaccag TCGCCCCAGTGGTTCGAGAGGAGGATCGTGCGCTTGTGCGAGAGGATGATGAGGGGCGTCCGTTGGAGCGGCGGCAGCGAGGAGCAGCTTCAACATTCGACGCGTCACCGCGGGATGACGCTGCTCCATCTTGCGGCCGCGCAGGGTTATACTCAACTGATACACACGCTGATTACTTGGAG ACGTATACACAGTGACAGTTTAGACCTGGAGCAGGAGGTTGACCCTCTCAACGTGGACCACTTCTCCTGCACGCCGCTG ATGTGGGCATGCGCTCTGGGCCACCGGAGGGCGGCAGAGCTGCTGTACGGCTGGAGCGGCGTAGCCCTCGGCATCCCGGACTCTCTGGGCCGCCTCCCGCTGGCCGTGGCTCGCTCGCGAGGGCACACGTGTCTGGCCAACGCGCTGGAGGAGCTGTACGTGCACTCTGTGGCTTCGCCCGTGTCCACCAGCCCGGACACAG GACTGAGCTCCTCCAGCAGTCTCTCTTCATCACCCTCCCAAAGTTCGGCCGCCCCCATGGACACCTCGCCGTCATACCCCTCGTCCCCTTCGTCCTCCACCTCATCCTCTTTGCCCGCGGAGGAGCCCGTGGCTTTGACCTTCTCGGAGTGTCCGAGCGAGGGCCCCGCGTCCCCCCGCCTGCCTTCCACGTTAGCGGAGCAGCTACTGAGCTACAGCGACAACGTAGAGAACGAGGAAGAGGACGAAGAAGAAGAG GTCGACATGGCAACGCTAGCGGAGCAAATCATCGAGGCAACGCCAGAGCGAATCAAACACGACGACTTCGCCAGGGTAGGCGAGTCGCTGCTCCGGGAGAGGGGGGACCTCCACGACACCTGGCTGGCAACCTACCTGGACGCAGTTGACGCTCAGGCGCAGTCACTTCCCAG GCGGGTTTGCCCCCCGTCGCCCCTCAGCGCCTTGGCCCTCCAGAGGCTGCGCCCGCCCTCGTCCGCGGCCTGGGCCGAGTTTCTGAACGCCTCGGCCAACGGGAGGATGGAGCGTGACTTCGCACTGCTGACTCTGACGGACGGCGAGCAGAGGGAGCTCTACGAGGCCGCCAGGATCATTCAGAACGCCTTCCGGAGATACAAA GGTCGCAGGTTAAAGGAGCAGCAGGACATGGCCGCGGCCGTCATTCAGAGATGTTACCGCAAATATAAACAG CTAACATGGATAGCTCTGAAG TACGCTCTCTACAAGAAGATGACCCAGGCAGCCATCTTGATCCAGTCCAAGTTTCGCTCGTACTACGAGCAGAAGCGCTTCCAACAGAGTCGGCGCGCGGCCGTGCTCATCCAGCAGTACTACCGCAGCTACAAGGAGTACGAGAGGCTCAAACAGGGCCCGGGCGGGGGAGGCGGCGCTGGTCACAACCCCAAAATCAA GGGGACCTTCCTGACCAAGAAACAGGACCAGGCTGCACGCAAGATCATGAGGTTCCTGAGACGCTGCAGGCACCG GATCAAGGAGCTGAAGCAAAACCGGGAGCTGGAGAGACGAGGCCTGACTACGTAA